From Primulina tabacum isolate GXHZ01 chromosome 2, ASM2559414v2, whole genome shotgun sequence, one genomic window encodes:
- the LOC142537729 gene encoding cysteine proteinase inhibitor 5-like, which produces MAPKFFSLLVVTFSILVASSSIKASFAGWQAISNLTDPKVVEIGKFAVKEHNKRVNALLRFESIVNGETQIVNGINYRLIISATDALAANAESYYRVVVWDKPWKKERRLISFEKLLH; this is translated from the coding sequence ATGGCACCCAAATTTTTCTCGTTGCTTGTTGTTACCTTCTCAATTCTTGTTGCTTCCTCTTCGATCAAAGCCTCCTTCGCTGGTTGGCAGGCGATCAGTAACTTGACGGACCCAAAGGTGGTTGAGATAGGGAAGTTTGCGGTGAAAGAGCACAACAAGCGGGTCAATGCCTTGTTAAGATTTGAGTCGATAGTAAATGGAGAAACTCAAATAGTTAATGGTATTAATTACAGGCTCATCATTTCCGCCACGGATGCCCTCGCCGCGAATGCCGAAAGCTATTACCGGGTGGTTGTTTGGGACAAGCCTTGGAAGAAAGAGAGGCGGCTCATTTCATTTGAGAAATTGCTTCattaa
- the LOC142537731 gene encoding cysteine proteinase inhibitor 5-like — MAPKFFSLLVVTFSILLASSSIKASFAGWQAISNLTDPKVVEIGKFAVKEHNKRVNALLRFESIVKGETQIVNGINYRLIISATDALAAIAESYYRVVVWDKPWKKERRLISFEKLLD; from the coding sequence ATGGCACCCAAATTTTTCTCGTTGCTTGTTGTTACCTTCTCAATTCTTCTTGCTTCCTCTTCGATCAAAGCCTCCTTCGCCGGTTGGCAGGCGATCAGTAACTTGACTGACCCAAAGGTGGTTGAGATAGGAAAGTTTGCGGTGAAAGAGCACAACAAGCGGGTCAATGCCTTGTTAAGATTTGAGTCGATAGTAAAAGGAGAAACTCAAATAGTTAATGGTATTAATTACAGGCTCATCATTTCCGCCACGGATGCCCTCGCCGCGATTGCCGAAAGCTATTACCGGGTGGTTGTTTGGGACAAGCCTTGGAAGAAAGAGAGGCGGCTCATTTCTTTTGAGAAATTGCTTGattaa